One Lycium barbarum isolate Lr01 chromosome 5, ASM1917538v2, whole genome shotgun sequence genomic window carries:
- the LOC132641770 gene encoding F-box protein CPR1-like, whose product MWLKHKYLIAENRLVNPSKNIIEEKIVMIPSKNIIEEKTVVIPSKNIIEEKIVVIPSKNIIEEKTVVNPSTSTKKMDADRAMKIHFPDVIIVDILSRLPVRSLLRFKCASKFWRSLISEPYFKTKHWNHAKNNQNFQRFLIGQVCPTSHDKWLGTMSFYCSSVSSVQLVDVQKLGCPSNDKPCGYFIVCCGDGLSLLRSPNDYLLWNPSTNESVVLPNPESPRTFGSAYGLGYDTTSDDYKILRIESSKGYGSNPPCKIFALKSGSWRKIDNHPRGYKIDNHPRRPYDSEFVVNSLAFVHGAFHWIIKDNLSKYFIASLNISNEAYGEMPLPEGICNIYNKLRYGVSVLEGMLCAHCNYRNTEGGTFKLWVMKDYGVKESWTELFTIQETQLLSATPICRFTDGEVLLYYNWARYTEYRTSKGPYRLLPASAASALPYRFLAGSAFIKHLFCYTESLISPKLLV is encoded by the exons ATGTGGCTAAAGCACAAATATTTAATTGCAGAGAATAGACTTGTGAATCCGTCAAAGAATATAATTgaagagaagatagttatgattcCGTCAAAGAATATAATTGAAGAGAAGACAGTTGTGATTCCGTCAAAGAATATAATTGAAGAGAAAATAGTTGTGATTCCGTCAAAGAATATAATTGAAGAGAAGACAGTTGTGAATCCATCAACAAGCACAAAGAAGATGGATGCCGATCGG GCCATGAAAATCCACTTCCCAGATGTAATAATTGTGGACATCCTCAGCAGGTTACCTGTGCGGTCGCTTCTTCGATTCAAATGTGCTTCAAAATTTTGGAGGTCATTAATCTCTGAACCCTACTTTAAAACAAAGCattggaatcatgccaagaataACCAAAATTTTCAAAGATTTCTTATTGGCCAAGTTTGCCCGACTTCTCATGATAAGTGGCTTGGTACGATGTCGTTCTATTGTTCTTCTGTATCATCGGTCCAACTGGTTGATGTACAAAAGCTTGGTTGCCCTTCAAATGATAAACCGTGCGGTTATTTCATAGTATGCTGCGGCGATGGCTTGTCTCTTCTTCGGTCTCCAAATGACTATCTGCTGTGGAACCCTTCCACAAATGAATCAGTAGTACTTCCGAATCCCGAATCTCCACGAACATTCGGTAGCGCTTACGGATTGGGATATGACACAACTAGTGATGACTATAAGATTCTTAGGATTGAAAGTAGTAAGGGTTATGGTTCCAACCCACCCTGTAAAATCTTTGCACTAAAGAGTGGTTCTTGGAGAAAAATTGATAACCACCCTCGTGGCTATAAAATTGATAACCATCCTCGTCGCCCTTACGATAGTGAATTTGTTGTGAACTCTTTGGCATTTGTTCATGGCGCATTTCATTGGATCATCAAGGATAATTTATCTAAGTATTTCATCGCTTCATTGAATATATCAAATGAGGCGTACGGAGAGATGCCGTTGCCAGAGGGAATTTGTAATATTTACAACAAGTTAAGATATGGCGTTTCAGTATTAGAAGGAATGCTTTGTGCTCATTGTAATTATCGTAATACGGAGGGGGGCACGTTTAAGTTATGGGTAATGAAAGACTACGGTGTCAAGGAATCTTGGACTGAATTATTTACTATTCAAGAGACCCAACTTTTGTCAGCCACACCGATATGTAGGTTTACAGATGGTGAAGTGTTACTCTACTACAACTGGGCTAGATATACTGAGTACAGGACATCCAAAGGACCATATCGATTGTTGCCTGCATCTGCTGCTTCTGCTTTACCATATCGATTCTTGGCTGGATCTGCTTTCATCAAACACCTATTCTGCTATACAGAAAGCTTGATCTCTCCAAAATTACTTGTTTAG